Proteins encoded in a region of the Candidatus Cloacimonadota bacterium genome:
- the phoU gene encoding phosphate signaling complex protein PhoU — MLSERIGKLKKMLIEQSMLIENMMELCFKGYIEKKPENLNQVLALETVVNKMDNDIDELCMNLIALHTPECRNLRMILAIMKINIELERMGDLTVNIARSYKFLLQKPFYKPIIELAKLAKDAKKMLQNAMSAFIYEDNELALDVRKQDDSIDRLHDRIFKLLINNMKISVEIALHMNRISKNYERIADLSTNIAENTIYICQGDIVKHVPKCLPVQSNEG, encoded by the coding sequence ATGTTATCAGAAAGAATCGGAAAACTAAAGAAAATGCTGATCGAGCAGTCTATGCTGATCGAAAACATGATGGAGCTTTGTTTCAAGGGTTACATCGAGAAGAAACCTGAGAATCTGAATCAGGTTTTAGCATTGGAAACTGTCGTGAACAAAATGGATAACGATATCGATGAACTATGCATGAATCTGATAGCTTTGCACACACCGGAATGCCGCAACTTGCGAATGATACTGGCAATAATGAAGATTAATATCGAATTAGAAAGAATGGGTGATCTTACGGTGAACATTGCCAGAAGCTACAAATTCTTACTGCAAAAACCATTCTACAAGCCTATCATCGAATTGGCAAAACTGGCCAAAGATGCCAAGAAAATGCTGCAGAATGCTATGAGTGCATTCATATACGAAGACAATGAACTGGCATTGGACGTGAGAAAACAAGATGATTCTATTGACAGACTTCATGATCGGATATTTAAACTGCTTATTAATAATATGAAAATATCTGTGGAGATCGCACTTCATATGAACAGGATCTCCAAGAATTATGAAAGAATTGCAGATCTTTCTACAAATATAGCTGAAAATACAATTTACATTTGTCAGGGAGATATCGTGAAGCATGTGCCAAAATGCCTTCCTGTTCAATCTAATGAGGGATAA
- the pstS gene encoding phosphate ABC transporter substrate-binding protein PstS, with amino-acid sequence MKKILFIIVTVILIVIGCSNFEKDLSGAGATFPEPLYKKMFLEYEKATGQKIGYQGIGSGSGIFRLKEKSVDFAATDIIMEKADSENILYIPTSLGAVAVVYNLPAKPMLNLTSELLVKIFMGKITHWNDDEITTLNPDVVLPNQRILIINRADESGTSKIFNDYLCKVSTEWKNRKENPLKKFFAFSTRSNEEMASFIADMSGSIGFLSLSYAIENRMSFAKIQNSSGNFVLPSMVSVSVAAETEIPEDTKIYITNTNAEFGYPISSFTWIIVHRNPEYLDQEKIGKLKKLLNWMVSEGQAFAPALNYAPMPPETVFKAQKIIEMINN; translated from the coding sequence ATGAAAAAAATTCTATTTATAATTGTTACTGTTATTCTTATCGTAATTGGCTGCTCCAATTTTGAAAAAGATCTGAGCGGAGCAGGCGCTACATTCCCAGAACCACTTTATAAGAAAATGTTCCTGGAATATGAAAAAGCAACCGGCCAGAAAATCGGTTATCAGGGAATTGGATCGGGTAGTGGAATTTTCCGTTTAAAAGAAAAAAGCGTTGATTTTGCTGCCACAGACATCATCATGGAAAAAGCTGATTCAGAAAATATTTTATACATTCCCACCTCTTTGGGAGCTGTTGCAGTTGTATACAATCTTCCTGCCAAACCGATGTTGAATTTAACTTCGGAACTACTGGTAAAAATCTTCATGGGAAAGATCACACATTGGAATGATGATGAGATCACTACATTGAATCCTGATGTTGTTCTTCCCAACCAGAGAATTCTGATAATTAACAGAGCCGATGAAAGCGGAACCTCCAAAATATTTAACGATTACCTGTGCAAAGTTAGTACGGAATGGAAAAACAGAAAAGAAAATCCTCTTAAGAAATTCTTTGCTTTTTCTACCAGAAGTAATGAAGAAATGGCAAGTTTTATAGCTGACATGTCCGGTTCGATCGGATTCTTGAGTCTTTCTTATGCCATCGAAAATAGAATGTCTTTTGCAAAAATCCAGAATTCCAGCGGAAATTTTGTATTGCCTTCCATGGTAAGTGTAAGCGTGGCGGCAGAAACCGAAATTCCTGAAGATACAAAGATCTACATCACAAATACCAATGCTGAATTTGGTTATCCCATAAGTAGTTTCACCTGGATAATTGTTCACAGAAATCCTGAATATTTGGACCAGGAAAAAATTGGTAAGCTGAAGAAACTTTTGAATTGGATGGTATCGGAAGGACAGGCTTTTGCTCCTGCTCTAAATTATGCTCCAATGCCACCGGAAACTGTATTCAAAGCACAAAAAATAATTGAAATGATAAATAACTAA